The proteins below come from a single Jaculus jaculus isolate mJacJac1 chromosome X, mJacJac1.mat.Y.cur, whole genome shotgun sequence genomic window:
- the LOC123456660 gene encoding melanoma-associated antigen B1-like, which yields MLLHFLLDKYEKMEPILRVDLQKVVRKKYKAQFPDILKRASTQLNLVYGLEMKKGGPKCHSYILESKVGPSTENNLCGIKEFSKKGLLMTLLSVIFMKGNHATEDEVWEFLNVLGIQAGKKNIIFVEPRNLILTELVEANYLEYHQVPGNDSPCFEFLWGPRAHAETTKMKVLEFLSQITGTTPSAFPSLNEEALREKAERAEKRAAARAGRSPKTRANVRFKMTD from the coding sequence ATGCTGCTGCACTTCTTGTTGGACAAATATGAGAAGATGGAGCCCATCTTGCGGGTGGATTTGCAGAAGGTGGTACGTAAGAAGTACAAGGCGCAATTCCCTGACATCCTTAAGAGAGCTTCCACACAGCTCAACCTGGTGTATGGCCTGGAGATGAAGAAAGGGGGTCCTAAGTGTCACTCCTATATTCTTGAAAGCAAGGTGGGCCCATCCACTGAGAACAATCTGTGTGGTATcaaagagttctcaaagaaggGTCTGCTGATGACCCTCCTGAGTGTTATCTTTATGAAGGGCAACCATGCCACTGAAGACGAGGTCTGGGAATTTTTAAATGTGCTGGGGATACAGGCTGGGAAGAAGAACATCATCTTTGTGGAGCCCCGTAATCTCATCCTCACAGAGTTGGTGGAGGCAAATTACCTGGAGTACCATCAGGTGCCAGGCAATGATTCCCCATGTTTTGAGTTCCTGTGGGGTCCCAGAGCCCATGCAGAAACTACTAAGATGAAGGTTCTGGAATTTTTATCTCAGATCACTGGTACCACTCCTAGTGCCTTCCCCAGTCTCAATGAGGAGGCTCTtagggaaaaggcagagagagcagaAAAAAGAGCTGCTGCTAGAGCTGGCCGTTCTCCCAAGACCAGGGCTAATGTAAGATTCAAGATGACTGACTAG